The following coding sequences are from one Desulfonatronum thioautotrophicum window:
- a CDS encoding heparan-alpha-glucosaminide N-acetyltransferase, translating into MRHIDTDTVLDPPQRNSLSPQRMPALDLFRGGAVLLMLVYHFFFDLNYFGVVSIRFQTDPFWLSLRAVIVGGFVLAVGVSLALSTQNGLNFWRFFRRQTVLGVAAGLVSLGTFLIFPLTWVVFGVLHFIFVARILALPFLRLHAFNVAFGVLFILVGLSVQHPVFNHPWLHWLGMMTHKPFTEDYVPVLPWFGVLLLGVFIGQSMHQGRRLFLSEPLWLPGFRLLSWMGRHSLLIYLLHQPLFMGVLYLMLR; encoded by the coding sequence ATGCGTCACATTGATACGGACACTGTTTTGGACCCGCCGCAACGGAATAGCCTTTCCCCCCAGCGAATGCCCGCGCTGGATCTGTTTCGGGGTGGGGCTGTGCTGTTGATGCTCGTCTATCATTTTTTTTTCGACCTCAACTATTTCGGGGTCGTTTCCATCCGGTTTCAGACCGACCCGTTCTGGTTGAGCCTGCGGGCGGTGATCGTGGGCGGCTTTGTTCTGGCCGTGGGCGTGAGTTTGGCCCTGTCTACTCAAAATGGTCTGAATTTTTGGCGATTTTTTCGGCGTCAAACCGTATTGGGGGTTGCGGCAGGTCTGGTTTCCCTGGGCACCTTCCTGATTTTTCCCCTGACCTGGGTGGTCTTCGGCGTTCTGCACTTTATTTTCGTGGCCCGAATCCTGGCTCTGCCCTTTCTTCGCCTGCATGCCTTCAATGTGGCCTTTGGCGTGCTGTTCATCCTTGTCGGGCTGTCCGTTCAGCATCCGGTCTTCAACCATCCCTGGTTGCACTGGCTGGGCATGATGACCCACAAGCCGTTTACGGAAGACTATGTCCCGGTGCTGCCCTGGTTCGGGGTCCTGCTCCTGGGAGTGTTCATCGGCCAGTCAATGCATCAAGGCCGTCGGCTCTTTCTTTCGGAACCCTTGTGGCTGCCCGGTTTCAGGCTTCTCTCCTGGATGGGGCGCCACAGCCTGCTGATCTACCTGCTGCATCAACCGCTGTTCATGGGCGTGCTGTATCTGATGCTGCGGTAA
- a CDS encoding type II secretion system F family protein — MPTFHYVALDHRGEQRKGLCEAESRATAYAKLQEQGLLPIRLGNAGQAQGRFLRGLFADRSWSKRIRLDESFYSLGMMLQGGGSLAQSLDLLARMSTGGAAGFWLRIRDAVESGEAFSQALRAHPGIVSPVYAAMVQVAEQVGRLGEVLERIARYEEARRDFREKLLTSLGYPLTILIIGLGAVFFLLSRVLPRIADIVTTSAGELAWDTRLLLHIGSWMENWGVLMLLGLTGMVFLGVTACKRRPNLRLRLDRLLWRLPVVQKGVLARFCGLVSFQIQAGIPLVQALQSSAQGVGSLFFREKMLQAAKDVSTGQPLDGVLWKQGVYPDVFLTAVSAGRTAGKLGPFLERLGKLLERETDAALKRFAALVEPALILALGLLVGFLVLAVMGPIFDLTSQVG; from the coding sequence GTGCCGACATTTCACTACGTGGCCCTGGATCACCGGGGCGAACAGCGCAAGGGATTGTGCGAAGCCGAGAGCCGGGCCACGGCCTATGCCAAGCTCCAGGAACAAGGGCTTTTACCGATTCGGCTCGGCAATGCCGGTCAAGCGCAGGGCCGATTCCTGCGCGGTCTCTTTGCGGACAGATCCTGGTCGAAACGTATCCGCCTGGATGAATCCTTCTACTCTTTGGGCATGATGCTCCAGGGTGGCGGCTCCCTGGCGCAGAGCCTGGATCTGTTGGCCCGGATGTCCACCGGTGGTGCAGCCGGATTCTGGCTGCGCATTCGTGACGCCGTGGAGAGTGGGGAAGCGTTCTCCCAGGCCTTGCGAGCCCACCCGGGCATCGTCTCTCCGGTATATGCGGCCATGGTCCAGGTCGCGGAGCAGGTGGGTCGGCTGGGCGAGGTCCTGGAAAGGATTGCCCGGTACGAAGAGGCCCGCCGGGATTTCCGGGAAAAACTGCTGACCTCCCTGGGCTATCCCCTGACCATCCTGATCATCGGCCTGGGAGCGGTTTTTTTTCTGCTCTCCCGGGTTCTGCCGCGTATCGCGGACATAGTCACCACCTCGGCCGGAGAACTGGCCTGGGACACCAGGCTGCTGCTGCATATCGGATCTTGGATGGAAAACTGGGGGGTCCTGATGTTGCTGGGTTTGACCGGAATGGTTTTTCTCGGTGTTACGGCCTGCAAACGCCGACCGAATTTGCGCTTGCGCCTGGATCGCCTACTCTGGCGATTGCCGGTGGTTCAAAAAGGCGTCCTGGCCCGCTTCTGCGGACTGGTCTCCTTCCAGATCCAGGCCGGAATACCACTTGTCCAGGCTTTGCAGAGCTCAGCCCAGGGCGTGGGATCGCTTTTTTTCCGGGAAAAAATGCTCCAGGCCGCCAAGGATGTCTCCACAGGCCAGCCTTTGGACGGCGTGCTCTGGAAGCAAGGTGTGTATCCGGACGTTTTCCTGACCGCCGTCAGCGCCGGCCGGACAGCCGGGAAGCTTGGCCCTTTCCTGGAGCGTCTGGGCAAGCTTCTGGAACGCGAAACCGACGCAGCCCTGAAACGCTTCGCGGCCCTGGTCGAGCCGGCATTGATTCTGGCGCTGGGACTCCTGGTGGGTTTTTTGGTCTTGGCTGTCATGGGACCGATCTTTGACCTGACCTCCCAGGTCGGCTGA
- the typA gene encoding translational GTPase TypA has protein sequence MTQQTTNSAIRNIAIIAHVDHGKTTLVDALFRQSGLFRDNQEVAERIMDSMDLERERGITIAAKNCAVFWEGVKINIIDTPGHADFGGEVERSLSMADGAVLLVDASEGPLPQTRFVLKKTLEAKLKVIVVINKIDRQDARVEEVLNEVYDLFIDLDASEDQLDFPVLYAIARDGVAKTSLEGLGENLHPLFEAILQTIPGPTYDDGKPFQMLVADLGYSDYLGRLAIGRVVNGSARQNEQLVCIDAATEHLPLRVTKLQTYAGLTLKEVAEVEPGDIAVLAGIENVHIGDTICTKAEPSALRRIVVDEPTVAMKFSINTSPLAGREGKFVQSRKIWDRLVKESLRNVAIRVEETEDRDSFLVKGRGEFQMAILIETMRREGYELSVGRPEVIYREVGGKRQEPMEHLFVDCEEIFLGVVTEKLSIRKGRMSNLVNKGTGRVRVEFTIPSRGLIGYRDEFLTDTKGTGVMNSYFSGYEEYRGDFPTRFLGSIVADRSGTAVPYALFNLEPRGRLFISPGEPVYEGMIVGEHNRESDLNVNPCKEKKLTNMRASGKDESIILTPVLPLTLEWALHFIREDELVEVTPHSIRLRKTILSASKRHVLGGR, from the coding sequence ATGACACAACAGACGACCAATTCAGCCATCAGGAACATCGCCATCATCGCCCACGTCGACCACGGCAAGACCACTCTTGTCGATGCCTTGTTCCGGCAAAGCGGACTTTTTCGGGACAATCAGGAAGTGGCCGAGCGGATCATGGATTCCATGGACCTGGAGCGCGAACGCGGGATCACCATCGCGGCCAAGAACTGCGCCGTGTTCTGGGAAGGGGTAAAAATCAATATCATCGATACTCCGGGTCACGCAGACTTCGGCGGGGAGGTGGAACGTTCCCTGTCCATGGCCGATGGCGCGGTGCTCCTGGTGGACGCCTCAGAGGGGCCACTGCCCCAAACCCGTTTCGTGTTGAAGAAAACTCTGGAAGCCAAGTTGAAGGTCATCGTGGTCATTAACAAGATTGATCGGCAGGACGCCCGGGTGGAGGAGGTCCTCAACGAGGTCTACGATCTGTTCATTGATCTGGACGCCTCCGAGGACCAGCTTGATTTTCCAGTTCTGTACGCCATAGCCCGGGACGGGGTGGCCAAAACGTCTCTGGAAGGTTTGGGAGAAAATCTGCACCCGCTGTTTGAAGCAATTTTACAGACCATCCCCGGACCGACCTATGACGACGGCAAGCCGTTTCAGATGCTGGTGGCGGACCTGGGGTATTCGGATTACCTGGGGCGACTGGCCATCGGTCGGGTGGTCAATGGGTCCGCAAGGCAAAACGAGCAGTTGGTCTGCATCGACGCCGCCACGGAGCATCTTCCGCTACGGGTCACGAAATTGCAGACCTACGCCGGCCTGACGCTCAAGGAGGTGGCCGAGGTTGAGCCTGGAGATATCGCGGTGCTGGCCGGAATTGAAAACGTGCATATCGGGGATACCATCTGCACCAAGGCCGAGCCCTCGGCTTTGCGCCGGATTGTCGTGGACGAGCCCACCGTGGCCATGAAATTCTCCATTAATACCTCGCCATTGGCCGGGAGGGAGGGCAAGTTCGTTCAGTCCCGGAAAATCTGGGACCGTCTGGTCAAGGAGTCCCTGCGTAATGTAGCCATTCGGGTAGAGGAGACCGAAGACCGGGACAGTTTTCTGGTCAAGGGCCGGGGGGAGTTCCAGATGGCCATCCTGATCGAAACCATGCGCCGAGAGGGATATGAACTCAGTGTGGGACGGCCCGAGGTGATCTACAGAGAGGTCGGAGGCAAGCGCCAGGAACCCATGGAGCACCTCTTTGTGGACTGCGAGGAGATTTTTTTGGGTGTGGTTACGGAAAAGCTGTCCATCCGCAAAGGGCGGATGTCCAACCTGGTGAACAAGGGGACCGGTCGGGTTCGGGTGGAGTTCACCATCCCGTCTCGGGGACTGATTGGCTACCGGGATGAATTCCTGACGGATACCAAAGGCACTGGAGTGATGAACTCCTACTTTTCGGGCTATGAGGAGTATCGAGGTGATTTTCCAACCCGGTTCCTGGGCTCCATTGTGGCGGATCGATCCGGGACCGCGGTGCCGTATGCCCTGTTCAACCTGGAGCCCCGTGGCCGTCTCTTTATCTCACCGGGCGAGCCGGTTTATGAAGGGATGATCGTCGGTGAGCACAATCGGGAGAGCGACCTGAACGTCAATCCATGCAAGGAAAAGAAACTGACCAATATGCGCGCATCAGGCAAAGACGAGTCGATCATCCTGACACCGGTCCTGCCACTCACCCTGGAATGGGCCCTGCATTTTATTCGAGAGGACGAATTGGTGGAGGTCACGCCGCACTCCATCCGGCTGCGCAAGACCATACTCTCAGCGTCCAAGCGGCATGTTTTAGGGGGAAGATAG
- the infA gene encoding translation initiation factor IF-1 gives MAKEECIEMSGIVQEALPSTLFSVELETGHTILGHLCGKMRKFRIRILPGDKVRVQLSPYDLTKGRIVFREK, from the coding sequence ATGGCCAAGGAAGAATGTATCGAAATGAGCGGCATTGTCCAGGAAGCCTTGCCGAGCACCCTTTTTTCCGTCGAACTGGAGACTGGGCACACCATTTTAGGGCATCTTTGCGGAAAAATGCGTAAATTCCGCATCCGCATCCTGCCTGGAGACAAAGTCCGCGTGCAGTTGTCGCCCTACGATCTGACCAAGGGCCGCATCGTCTTTCGCGAAAAATAG
- a CDS encoding RNA recognition motif domain-containing protein: MSSKLYVGNLPFTAQEDDVRDLFATYGEVLSVALISDRETGRPRGFGFVEMNEAGARSAQEALDGKDFQGRSLRINEAQERSPRPSGGGYGGDRNRQSKRW; this comes from the coding sequence ATGTCAAGTAAGTTGTATGTTGGGAATCTGCCTTTTACCGCCCAGGAAGATGATGTCCGCGATCTGTTCGCCACCTACGGCGAAGTTCTCTCCGTGGCTTTGATCAGTGATCGTGAAACAGGTCGTCCGCGCGGTTTCGGCTTTGTCGAAATGAATGAAGCCGGTGCCCGTTCCGCCCAGGAGGCGTTGGACGGAAAAGATTTCCAGGGCCGCAGCCTGCGCATCAACGAGGCTCAGGAACGCTCCCCGCGCCCCAGTGGCGGTGGTTATGGTGGGGACAGGAACCGTCAGTCCAAGCGTTGGTAG
- a CDS encoding DUF4416 family protein — protein sequence MSTPKEPLPALVVMSLFSARWEDFWPALQCRLEAFLGPLEMVGKPVPFDVTTYYQEEFGAPLERRLLGFAQVVPQDRLRKIKLWAHGLEQEHVRSGKRLFNLDPGLLTQERFVLATGKNFTHRIYLGHGVFADLTLIFQAGRWRCLPWTFRDYADPALQEQLTILRHGYRVKMGICCE from the coding sequence ATGAGCACGCCGAAGGAACCGCTGCCGGCCCTGGTGGTGATGTCATTGTTCAGCGCCAGATGGGAAGATTTTTGGCCGGCCTTGCAGTGCAGGCTGGAGGCATTCCTTGGTCCGCTGGAGATGGTGGGCAAGCCGGTGCCATTTGATGTAACAACGTATTACCAGGAGGAGTTTGGAGCACCTCTGGAGCGCAGGCTCCTGGGGTTTGCCCAAGTCGTGCCCCAGGATCGGCTTCGGAAAATCAAGCTGTGGGCCCATGGCCTTGAGCAGGAGCATGTTCGTTCCGGGAAGCGCCTGTTCAACCTCGATCCCGGCCTGCTCACCCAGGAGCGATTCGTGCTGGCCACCGGGAAAAATTTTACCCACCGCATCTATCTCGGCCATGGAGTCTTTGCCGATCTGACCCTGATCTTTCAGGCTGGTCGCTGGCGATGTCTTCCCTGGACGTTTCGAGATTACGCAGACCCGGCGTTGCAGGAGCAATTGACCATCCTGCGTCATGGATATCGGGTGAAAATGGGTATTTGCTGCGAATGA
- the hisB gene encoding imidazoleglycerol-phosphate dehydratase HisB, producing the protein MPEIRTVVAERTTRETSITLELVLDGSGVTNIQTGVGFADHMLNLLSFWADFDLTLKCSGDLHIDAHHSLEDVGLTLGKALLDALGDKAGIVRLGSALVPMDEALVEVVVDLSGRPYLVYADDPLPAMISGEEKDIWREFFKSLAQEARMNLHVHYRYGRNGHHLVEGAFKALGMALRQAVSRTRTGVPSTKGSC; encoded by the coding sequence ATGCCTGAAATTCGAACGGTTGTTGCCGAGCGAACAACTCGGGAAACGTCTATCACTCTGGAACTTGTCCTGGACGGTTCCGGGGTGACCAATATTCAGACCGGCGTGGGATTTGCCGACCACATGCTCAATCTGCTCAGCTTCTGGGCGGATTTTGACCTTACCCTGAAATGCTCCGGGGATTTGCATATCGACGCACATCATAGCCTGGAGGATGTCGGGCTGACCTTGGGAAAGGCGCTGCTGGACGCACTGGGTGACAAGGCAGGAATCGTTCGCCTTGGCTCCGCCCTGGTGCCCATGGATGAGGCACTGGTGGAAGTGGTGGTGGATCTTTCCGGTCGGCCGTATCTTGTCTATGCCGACGACCCGTTGCCAGCCATGATCTCCGGCGAGGAAAAGGATATCTGGCGGGAATTTTTCAAGTCTTTGGCCCAGGAAGCCCGCATGAACCTGCATGTTCATTATCGTTACGGCCGCAACGGCCATCACCTCGTTGAAGGGGCGTTCAAGGCCCTTGGCATGGCGCTGCGCCAAGCCGTATCCAGGACCCGTACCGGTGTGCCGAGCACCAAAGGAAGTTGTTGA
- the hisA gene encoding 1-(5-phosphoribosyl)-5-[(5-phosphoribosylamino)methylideneamino]imidazole-4-carboxamide isomerase: protein MILFPAVDIKNGQCVRLRQGRAEDVTVFSPDPVAMARHWADLGAAWLHLVDLDGAFDGLPVNFELVKRICAEVALPVQLGGGIRDLETARRYLEAGVRRLIIGTMALEKPEAFGALCAAFPGRIGVSLDAVDGVLKTKGWVADSGLTVDQVLPRLEGQGTAFLIYTDISRDGMHSGVNLPAMEFLVQHTAIPVIAAGGVTRLHDVQKLFPLSAQGLEGIITGRAIYEGTLDFQEALAWITTQGPPPEAGLCPA, encoded by the coding sequence ATGATCCTTTTTCCCGCAGTGGATATCAAGAACGGCCAATGCGTGAGGTTGCGTCAAGGTCGGGCCGAGGACGTAACGGTTTTTTCTCCAGATCCGGTGGCCATGGCCCGACACTGGGCGGACCTGGGCGCAGCCTGGCTGCACCTGGTGGATCTGGATGGCGCGTTTGACGGTTTGCCGGTGAATTTTGAGCTGGTCAAGCGAATTTGCGCCGAGGTGGCCTTGCCGGTGCAGCTTGGCGGCGGCATCCGGGACCTGGAGACCGCAAGGCGGTATCTGGAAGCCGGGGTACGGCGGCTGATCATCGGGACCATGGCCCTGGAAAAGCCGGAAGCCTTCGGGGCATTGTGCGCGGCCTTCCCTGGGCGGATCGGCGTTTCCCTGGATGCCGTGGACGGTGTCCTGAAAACCAAGGGCTGGGTGGCGGATAGCGGCCTGACCGTGGATCAGGTTCTGCCCCGTCTGGAAGGACAGGGAACTGCGTTTTTGATCTACACGGACATCAGTCGTGATGGCATGCACAGCGGTGTGAATCTGCCGGCCATGGAGTTTCTGGTGCAACACACCGCCATCCCCGTTATCGCCGCAGGCGGGGTGACCCGCTTGCACGATGTCCAGAAACTTTTTCCGCTCTCGGCGCAAGGCTTGGAGGGCATCATCACTGGTCGGGCCATTTATGAAGGGACCCTGGATTTTCAGGAAGCCTTGGCCTGGATAACAACCCAAGGTCCGCCCCCGGAAGCGGGGTTGTGCCCAGCCTGA
- a CDS encoding heavy-metal-associated domain-containing protein, which yields MSTIKVVGMSCQHCVNAVTNALSGIDGIQDVEVSLEKGEARFTETKPVSQDALREALKKAGHDLG from the coding sequence ATGTCGACGATCAAAGTGGTTGGCATGTCTTGCCAGCACTGCGTGAACGCGGTGACCAATGCACTCAGCGGTATCGATGGAATTCAGGACGTTGAGGTGTCTTTGGAAAAGGGGGAAGCACGGTTCACAGAAACCAAGCCGGTCTCCCAGGATGCGTTGCGAGAGGCTCTCAAAAAAGCAGGGCACGACCTGGGTTAG
- a CDS encoding SRPBCC family protein yields MLHTLTRSQHLPLSSEQAWSFFSDPANLCRITPSWLDFRMTCPPPMAMYAGQILTYTIRPLPGLCLRWVTEITHVREPDFFVDEQRLGPYRFWHHQHLFQKSSHGLKMTDIVHYALPLGPLGDAAHALWARQRLNTIFDHRQKALIAMFS; encoded by the coding sequence ATGCTGCATACCCTGACCCGAAGCCAACATCTGCCGCTGTCCTCTGAGCAGGCGTGGTCCTTTTTTTCCGACCCGGCCAACCTCTGCCGGATAACGCCTTCCTGGCTGGACTTCCGCATGACCTGCCCGCCGCCGATGGCCATGTATGCCGGACAGATCCTGACCTATACGATCCGCCCATTGCCAGGCCTGTGTTTGCGCTGGGTCACGGAAATAACCCATGTCCGTGAACCCGATTTTTTTGTGGATGAACAGCGCCTCGGTCCCTACCGGTTTTGGCACCACCAGCACCTGTTTCAGAAAAGCTCTCACGGTTTGAAAATGACCGATATCGTTCACTACGCTCTGCCCCTGGGGCCACTTGGTGATGCGGCGCACGCCCTCTGGGCCCGGCAGAGGCTGAACACGATCTTCGACCATCGCCAAAAGGCCCTTATTGCCATGTTTTCCTGA
- a CDS encoding glutamine synthetase family protein yields MREELEGRRTSDTGYAIPQNAPWKNESVEFIKIFFTDLNGRLRALTVNPEFMDQIAEKGIGFDGSSIAGITTVDDSDRLLLPVPESYRVLEFNSDRIGFCIARILNLMGGRSLSDPRAVLERTLERAMAEFGVRFQVAPEHEFFLLKSDDFTKNIHSDKAGYFHSDPHDKGGFVRNQIIRTLKKCGIRHEKTHHEVTASQHEINLEHTDAISAADRTLLFNYVAERVAAEEGMHMTLMPKPFDGQNRNAFHLHISMWDQDGVNLFHDVQDEHRLSGQARQFIAGILKYARQTSIIMASTYNSYKAYVAEREAPMVVGWGIKNRSSMVRLPHCTSPESTRLELRSPDPSGNVYLQMAALIEMGLQGLREGTACGPPDMGSVYRSLRECRVWDERFLPRSMYEALVEAERSDFLRNLLGESIYNHYLCLKIASWEEHRTHVTPRELGNYLSC; encoded by the coding sequence GTGCGGGAGGAACTGGAAGGGAGAAGGACATCGGACACGGGGTATGCAATACCGCAAAACGCGCCCTGGAAAAATGAATCCGTTGAGTTCATCAAGATTTTTTTCACCGATCTGAATGGACGCCTCCGGGCCTTGACGGTCAATCCGGAGTTCATGGACCAGATTGCGGAGAAGGGTATTGGATTTGACGGCAGTTCCATCGCTGGAATCACGACAGTGGACGACAGTGACCGACTGCTGCTTCCGGTTCCGGAGAGCTATCGCGTATTGGAGTTCAATAGTGACCGAATTGGTTTTTGCATTGCCCGCATCCTGAACCTGATGGGTGGAAGATCCCTTTCTGATCCGCGGGCCGTTCTGGAACGGACGCTGGAGCGAGCGATGGCCGAGTTTGGTGTTCGCTTCCAGGTGGCGCCCGAACATGAGTTTTTTTTGCTCAAAAGCGACGACTTCACCAAAAACATCCATTCGGACAAGGCCGGTTATTTTCATTCCGATCCGCATGACAAGGGCGGTTTTGTGCGGAATCAGATCATCCGCACCCTCAAGAAGTGTGGAATCCGCCATGAAAAAACCCACCATGAGGTGACGGCTTCCCAACACGAAATCAACCTGGAACATACCGACGCTATTTCCGCTGCGGACCGAACCCTGTTGTTCAATTACGTGGCAGAGCGGGTGGCTGCTGAAGAGGGCATGCACATGACCCTGATGCCCAAGCCTTTTGACGGTCAAAATCGCAATGCCTTTCACCTGCATATATCCATGTGGGATCAGGACGGGGTGAATCTCTTTCATGATGTCCAGGATGAACACCGCTTGAGTGGCCAGGCCCGTCAATTTATCGCCGGCATTCTGAAGTACGCCCGCCAGACGTCCATCATCATGGCCTCCACGTACAATTCCTACAAGGCCTATGTGGCGGAACGCGAAGCGCCCATGGTCGTGGGCTGGGGAATCAAGAATCGCAGTTCCATGGTTCGTCTGCCGCATTGCACGAGCCCGGAAAGCACCCGACTGGAGCTGCGCAGCCCGGACCCTTCGGGGAATGTGTATCTCCAGATGGCGGCCTTGATTGAAATGGGGCTGCAGGGGCTTCGGGAGGGTACTGCATGTGGTCCTCCGGACATGGGCAGCGTCTATCGCAGTCTCCGGGAGTGCCGGGTATGGGATGAACGGTTTCTTCCCCGGAGCATGTACGAGGCTCTGGTGGAGGCGGAGCGTAGCGATTTTTTACGCAATCTCCTGGGCGAGAGCATCTACAATCACTATCTTTGCCTGAAAATCGCCAGCTGGGAAGAACATCGCACCCACGTTACCCCGCGGGAGTTGGGGAATTATTTAAGCTGCTGA
- a CDS encoding KamA family radical SAM protein translates to MSTQRRVIMELWQEQMRNQVNTLAGLKNYINVTEQEERAITEMPTRWGTTPYFAELMDRDDPDCPVRRQVVPSLKEQQNTYGVPNYLIWKENRDTSEVRPDSIARQYVDRVAFTVSDVCAIYCRHCFRKELVVNQDLQLRFDVEEGLRWIGDHPEVRDVLITGGDPFLFSDEKLDYLIRKLREMPHVQMIRFGTRTPIVLPHRITEGLKKVLAGRHRVPIWINTQCNHPKELTDQTAQAVYDLLSCGVNVGNQAVLLKGINDDPATFRELHQKLLTVRIRPYYVFYCEPAPGIDHFRTPVEKGAELIRDAIRGHTTGLAQPMYVIATNIGKIPLMPDYAIQDKDETAYTLRNYQGKTTQWPNIPE, encoded by the coding sequence CTGAGCACGCAGCGGAGGGTCATCATGGAATTGTGGCAAGAACAGATGCGGAATCAGGTCAATACATTGGCCGGCTTGAAAAACTATATCAACGTCACGGAGCAGGAAGAGCGGGCCATCACGGAAATGCCGACCCGCTGGGGGACCACCCCCTATTTTGCCGAGTTGATGGACCGGGACGACCCCGACTGCCCGGTCCGCCGCCAGGTCGTGCCCAGCCTGAAAGAGCAACAGAACACCTACGGTGTTCCCAATTATTTGATCTGGAAGGAAAACAGGGACACTTCGGAGGTCCGACCGGACTCCATCGCCAGGCAGTACGTCGACCGTGTAGCGTTCACCGTTTCCGACGTTTGCGCCATCTACTGCCGGCACTGCTTCCGCAAGGAGCTGGTCGTAAACCAGGATTTGCAACTGCGCTTTGACGTGGAAGAGGGGCTGCGGTGGATCGGTGATCACCCGGAAGTCCGGGATGTGCTGATTACCGGGGGCGATCCTTTCCTGTTTTCAGACGAAAAGCTGGACTACCTCATCCGGAAGTTACGGGAAATGCCGCATGTCCAAATGATTCGTTTCGGCACCCGGACCCCGATCGTCCTGCCGCACCGCATCACCGAAGGGCTGAAAAAGGTTCTGGCCGGCCGCCATCGCGTGCCCATCTGGATCAATACCCAGTGCAATCATCCCAAGGAACTTACGGACCAGACCGCCCAGGCTGTCTATGATTTGCTGTCCTGCGGGGTCAACGTGGGCAATCAGGCAGTGCTACTCAAGGGCATAAACGACGACCCGGCAACATTCCGCGAACTGCACCAGAAACTGCTCACCGTGCGCATCCGGCCCTACTATGTCTTCTATTGCGAGCCCGCACCGGGCATAGATCACTTCCGAACTCCGGTGGAAAAGGGGGCGGAATTGATCCGGGACGCCATTCGCGGCCACACCACAGGCCTGGCCCAACCCATGTATGTCATTGCCACGAACATTGGAAAAATCCCTCTTATGCCTGACTACGCAATCCAGGACAAGGACGAGACGGCATACACCCTGCGCAACTACCAGGGAAAAACCACACAGTGGCCCAATATCCCGGAATAG
- a CDS encoding DUF1499 domain-containing protein: MSISLLAALALSMAHLDCPSSPNCVSSMASDPVRRVEPLSYPEGQRDLAMRTLLNLLRNLPRTEIVHEETTIVRAVVRSALFRFQDDLEFHFDPAKPLIHLRSASRSGYWDLGVNRNRIERLRADFDRQMQNT; this comes from the coding sequence ATGTCCATTTCTCTCCTTGCCGCTCTCGCCTTGAGCATGGCCCACCTGGACTGCCCCTCCAGCCCCAACTGTGTCTCCAGCATGGCCTCGGACCCGGTCCGGCGAGTCGAGCCCCTGTCTTATCCCGAAGGTCAGCGGGATCTGGCCATGCGCACTCTGCTCAACCTGCTCCGGAACCTGCCCAGAACCGAGATTGTCCACGAAGAGACAACTATTGTCCGGGCCGTGGTCCGCAGTGCCCTGTTCCGCTTCCAGGATGACCTGGAATTTCATTTCGATCCCGCGAAACCACTCATCCACCTCCGTTCCGCGTCGCGCAGCGGATATTGGGATCTGGGAGTGAACCGCAATCGGATAGAGCGGCTCCGCGCGGACTTTGACCGGCAGATGCAAAATACTTGA